The following coding sequences lie in one Synechococcus sp. CC9902 genomic window:
- a CDS encoding DUF1257 domain-containing protein produces MSHFSTVKTELRQLDPLVQALKDMGYPPEQGERPVRGYQGQTVTADLAVTMQVGGDLGFRWNAQSGAYELVTDLDLWKQQIPIERFLAKLTQRYALNTVLAATANEGFQVAEQTQAQDGSIELVVTRWDA; encoded by the coding sequence ATGTCGCATTTCAGCACCGTCAAAACAGAACTGCGCCAGCTCGATCCTTTGGTCCAGGCTCTGAAAGACATGGGTTATCCCCCAGAACAGGGCGAGCGGCCTGTACGTGGTTATCAAGGGCAAACAGTGACGGCTGATTTGGCCGTCACGATGCAAGTGGGCGGCGATCTTGGCTTCCGCTGGAACGCTCAATCTGGTGCCTACGAATTGGTCACTGATTTAGATCTCTGGAAGCAACAAATCCCGATTGAACGGTTTTTGGCAAAGCTCACCCAGCGCTATGCCCTGAATACCGTATTGGCAGCCACTGCGAATGAAGGGTTTCAGGTTGCTGAACAAACCCAAGCGCAGGATGGCTCAATCGAACTCGTGGTTACTCGCTGGGACGCTTAA
- a CDS encoding DUF2997 domain-containing protein codes for MPQRTVRFTIRPDGRVEERVEGVTGSACQQLTERLEAALGTVERQEPTAESFQQPNTQSQSLPAQLN; via the coding sequence ATGCCCCAACGCACGGTTCGTTTCACCATCCGACCTGACGGTCGCGTGGAAGAAAGAGTCGAAGGGGTAACCGGCTCTGCGTGCCAGCAGCTCACCGAACGCTTGGAAGCTGCGCTTGGAACCGTTGAACGCCAAGAACCCACTGCTGAATCATTCCAGCAGCCGAATACCCAATCCCAGTCCCTTCCTGCGCAATTAAACTGA
- a CDS encoding HEAT repeat domain-containing protein, translating to MTDDRSQQRDRGPASLSLDPDLLARELAAEESLDPLDAFEPDVAVDDASPSIALACDQGLLALRGNHDQRLQGLQVFCEHRDPRALPLLLPLLQRPCPVERMSAVYALGRNPSPPAVESLLRLLQVDSNAYVRKAAAWSLGNYPDAPILNPLIHALQTDVAAVRLWCPGSLAESGSRSPAKADPAASQLVASLQIDSEPVVRSNCIWALGRLMDHLVEPRQQEIVEVLVESLLYDGESSVQDEARTALEQLEDPMVLERLQTLMNDGFLI from the coding sequence ATGACGGACGATCGAAGCCAACAACGGGATCGAGGCCCCGCCAGCCTGTCGTTGGATCCAGATCTATTGGCGCGCGAGCTGGCTGCTGAAGAAAGCCTTGATCCGCTCGATGCGTTTGAGCCCGACGTAGCAGTTGATGATGCTTCGCCATCGATTGCTTTGGCCTGCGATCAGGGCCTGCTCGCCCTCCGTGGCAACCACGACCAGCGCCTGCAAGGGCTGCAAGTGTTCTGTGAACATCGCGATCCCAGGGCGCTTCCCCTGTTGCTTCCCCTTCTGCAACGCCCTTGCCCAGTGGAGCGGATGAGTGCGGTGTATGCCCTAGGTCGTAATCCGTCGCCGCCGGCGGTGGAATCGCTGCTACGCCTTTTGCAGGTGGATAGCAATGCCTACGTCCGCAAAGCAGCAGCTTGGAGCTTGGGGAATTATCCCGATGCGCCGATTCTGAATCCCCTGATTCATGCCCTGCAAACCGATGTTGCTGCGGTTCGGCTGTGGTGCCCTGGATCCTTGGCTGAGTCGGGTAGCCGTTCGCCTGCAAAAGCGGATCCGGCGGCGAGTCAATTAGTGGCCAGCCTTCAAATCGATAGTGAACCGGTGGTTCGTAGTAATTGCATTTGGGCTTTGGGCCGTTTGATGGATCATTTGGTTGAGCCTCGTCAGCAGGAGATCGTTGAAGTGCTGGTGGAGTCGTTGTTGTACGACGGTGAAAGTTCCGTACAGGACGAGGCTCGAACCGCCCTTGAGCAGCTGGAAGACCCCATGGTTTTAGAGCGCCTCCAGACCTTGATGAACGATGGATTTCTGATCTAG
- a CDS encoding ferredoxin — protein sequence MADPSLAFSAPATHPVQSTGREPLLGGDLRDQAVWVDEAVCIGCRYCAHVATNTFVVEPHLGRSRAIRQDGDSTERIQEAIDTCPVDCIHWVPFESLEALKRDLMRQNLQARPQG from the coding sequence CTGGCTGATCCATCCCTCGCTTTTTCTGCTCCAGCAACCCATCCTGTTCAGTCGACTGGACGGGAACCATTGCTTGGTGGTGATCTGAGGGATCAAGCCGTTTGGGTCGACGAGGCGGTTTGTATTGGTTGTCGTTACTGCGCCCATGTCGCCACAAATACGTTTGTGGTGGAGCCCCATCTCGGTCGTTCCAGAGCTATTCGTCAGGATGGAGATAGCACCGAGCGAATTCAAGAGGCAATCGACACTTGTCCCGTTGATTGCATTCATTGGGTTCCGTTCGAATCCCTCGAAGCGTTGAAACGAGATTTAATGCGACAAAACCTCCAAGCACGTCCCCAGGGCTGA